Part of the Hemiscyllium ocellatum isolate sHemOce1 chromosome 9, sHemOce1.pat.X.cur, whole genome shotgun sequence genome, TGCTGTGAGCAGGGTTTTATGCTCAGAAACATCACACAGCAGAGCCAAGACTATCAGGAGCCACATAAATTCATAAATTTAATGATTTCAAGAAGCTTTTTGATAGTATCCATTGGCAGTCACACTGGTATATCACAAGACAATCAAACACTCGGGAGCACTCCATTAACACCTCCAATGCCTTATATAGTGACTCCAGTTGCATCAGCACTGGCACGATAGGCTCCCTCTACATCATCTCTGGAGTACAGCAAGACTGCACATTGTATGCAATCCTCCCCTtcaaggggcggcacagtggctcaacggttagcactggtgcctttCAGctctagggacccgggttcgattccaacctctggagactgtctgtgtggagtttgcacatttcccatgtgtctgcgtggggtttcttctcacagtccaaagatgtgcaggttaggtggattggccatgctaaattgcccagagtgtccagggatgtgtaggttagctgaattagccatgggaaatagcagggttacaggaatagggggtctgggtggaatgatcTTCAGAGGATcgatatggactcaatgggctgaatggtctacttctacactgtagggattgttaTTGATTTGACAGACAATATGGATGGTGGTGAGCAGTGTCAAGGCTGATTGAATGAGGGTGATTGGATGGTGACAAGCTTCCACCACACCCCATTACCATCAGACAACGAAAACCCTTAGGGTGTCGATCACCTCCCCTCCTCAGGGAGGATACTGTCCAGAttgatcccctcccccactcacctattgtactctatgttactttctccccaccaccaccctcctctcacttatctctccacacttctggctcactgcctttattcctgatgaagggcttttgcccgaaacgtcgatttcgctgctcctcggatgctgcctgaactgctgtgctcttccagcaccactaatccagaatcgggtttccagcatctgcagtcattgtttttacctagattgATACAAATACAAGGTTTGACAAAGTAGCATCAGTCTCCCAGTGACTCCACAGGGTGAGGGTTCCTAAAAACATCAACATGGTCTCAAAGCCGTGACACTCCAAATCCATTGGAATACTAACTACAGTCTCCATCACTAAGGCATTGAAGAAAACACTAAAGGTGCTGCATGGGTGAGAGTCTCCCAACAGCATTACCAGTACATGATCCTGAGCAAAGATTACTGATGAAGGAGTGCTATAGAGGGCTGGTCAGAGGCACTGGCAGGATGTCCTGACAAAGAGATGGCTGACGCTGGCAGGATGTGTACCTTGCCTCCTGGACCAGAGTGGTAGTGGGATGGACCCTATCACACCGGAAAAGAAGATGAACCTTCCAAAGAAAACCTGGTGCAAGGCATTCAAGGGAGATCCTCAAGAACAGAACACCACTTGGAATGCAGCAAAAGAGATTGCAATGGACTGAGAGTTGATGGCAGAATCTTACTATCCATTGTCATGTACACAGCCAGAGGAACAAAATTCTGTGTAAAAACTGTGAACTTGAATAATACAGATTATTTATTCAATAAAAGATGAAAACAAGGTGTTGATGAAAGTGCTGTCTGGTTCAAAAAGATGTTCTCAATTACTGTAAAGATCAGAAACCATAACAAGGATGTGGTACTTTTTGTATGATAGAGACTAAAATAGGTCACGTTTTTAGGTCAGACAGTGTGGGAGACTCTCAGACTGATTGATAATACATCTCAAATCAGAAAGGattttatggaaatgacaaacaCTGTCTGCTTTCTTAGCTATCTACAGTATATAGATCTTGTGAATAAACTGCATTATAGATCCCAGTTGTGATCCTGTCTGTCAAGATACAAACAATGAGATACTTATTATTTTCCACATGTGCAGATGGCAAAATTAACATTTGTTTAATATTGAAAACAgtgcaaaaaaaaaccaaggtcTGCTGCAGGTAAGAAGGCTAAATGTGATTAAACTAACTCATTTTATGAAGGCTACAGTTATAGAGTGTCATTCAGTATCACTCGTCTGGACATCACACACAATGAACAATAAATTGGTCTGAATTTGGAATTATTTCTGTTTCCAGTCTTAAAAAGAGGTGGAAGGCTGGTGCCACAATGCTTCTTTTCCTAAATCATGTGTGAAGACAGAAACGAACACTTTCTGGATGAATTTTCAGAGTGGTAATTCTCTTGGAGTATTTTAAAGCCATTTTGCTCTTGGAGAGAGCCATTCTCTTTATTTAGTTGAAGGCTACTCATTCAGGCTTACACGTATGCATTCTCACACACATTTAAACTTCAAAGAATATTCTCTCGTaagtgaacacacacacacattcactcgaTACACTCACACGTCGGCCTGAATTTTTACACATTGTCTGCACTTTTGGTGAAAACGCTAGCAGAAGCCTGAATTTGAAAGTCTCATACCAAACCCAGCCTCTACCATTTttattggtggggggtggggtgcggaGAGAGCAAAGAAAATAAGGCACCCACTGAGTGGTCGTTTTGAAAGACAATTCCTAGGAGTTACATAAAGGGAAGGGATTAAGTGAACTGCTTGTCTTTGTAAGAGATTAGCGAGAGAAATTTCGTTTTTTTTCGACAGCAACCTcatcaattattttattttggtTCCTGGTTTGCCCATGGGGAACACTGAGTGAGTGAGTTGTACAACAGAGTAATGACAATGAGTCGAGTCATAGGCATAAGTTGGCATGGGGGCTGGACAGGGCCGTTTCAATGAGAAGTGGGTATGTGTACGCAGTGGGGGTCTGAAAGGTCAAATATCACAGGTTAGTTTTCATGAGTCATGTGTTTATTTTTTTGTTTCgtatatttctttttttttaccaaGAACCAGACAGAGTAGGGACACAAAGACTAGCGTCCGCTCTTGTTAAGAGTCGAACCCGCAGGGatgtgggatgggggaggggagtgaaattCCAGCCCATTCTTCCTCGTGTGGCCTCACGCGTTCCCAGGATCTTTACCTGACTCAGCGTCTCCCTCACCCCAGagacccccgcccccccccccctctgctCACGTATACAGACCCGCCTCTTTCACGTAGCATGGCCTGATTCCGGCCACGCAAAACACGCAGCTTGTCAAAACAACATTGCGTAAGGGCAGACTGGGATAGCAGCCAGGAATGTGATTGGGAGCAGGAACCACTGCGATCCACCGCCGCAGCCCAGGCAATTTTAGCGGCTCATTACCAAAAAAAAAGTGGACCATTCCAGATGCCAGTTGTTACAACTTGGCGGCAGATTTTCAGGGACGTTTGAGGGGAGCCAACATTTCGATTTTGAAAACACTCGGATCAATCCAAGTCTGGATTGTCCTTTATCGTTTTGATTTTAACTGCTGTGtgtttgcagcatttaaaaatcaTTTCAGGTCACCAGATAGCCCCTTCTTGTATGCATTAGTTGGAAGAATTAATTACACGATACAGTCCAAAGGCTGGGGGACTTCTTGCAGCTCCTCAATGGAATGACTAGTCTGAAACAATGTGCCAGGTGCTCCCGTGTTAGGAGTAGCGCCGCACTGTACTGAAGTTGTTGTTTTGTCGGGATTCCGCGGTGCTCTCATTTACCCGGGAATTTCAAAGTTCCCATTGCGCCGCTGGGATCCTCCTCAGGAACACGAACAGGTGTAGGCCgttcggcccctccagcctgctccaccatttagtcGGATCAGGGCTGGTCTGACATCCCTCATGTCCgctctcctgccctttccccttAACTGACCCAAGAGGAACTGATTTCAGTGCCAAACCCTGTGTTAAATATTCACCGCTTACTCAAATATTTACCCTGGAGATGATACACTGTTTAGTCCCTCGtgtagctcagtgattaacaATGTAGCTCAACTCACCTGCAAATCCAAACACTTCCCCAATCTCCAGGAATCCTCCCCACTTCCTTTCCCACCCTCACTAACACACTTGCTCCCCTCACAACCCCCGACCTAACCACTCCTGACTTGACAACCTTTCTATTCGGCTGTACCCCCAATTGAATCTGACTACTGCTACTCACCTGACTTACTGGTACCACCCCATCGATGCATATGTTTACTCACCCACTCCttttcacccactcacccactcacaatttCACTCACACTTTCCCCTGAAAGACTTGAATCCTTTAACTGTAAGGCTGAATACAACCgctaatgggaaaaaaaatctcctgtATGTCCCGGGGTCTGCAccagtgcttcattgtcagagctGGGATTGGAACATCTGACTGAAAGTGAATGAAAAGCTGAGTTTACGGTGACCTCTGCCAGCAACAGGGATTCGTTCAGAAACCCAACTGATCAGGAAATCTAGCTTGTTGTGACTTGGCCCATGGCTGCATTGTCACAGTGAATATGGCATCCGAGGATATGTATTCAGTGAACAAATAATTCCTAGCTCTTTACAAATATCTTAAGAAATAACTtatctttcttttaaaaacataaaTCATGTCCCGATTAATATAACTGTGCCAATCGTAAACTTTTTAAAACATCTAAACTGCAGGATATTAACAGTTAAATTTGATAAATAAATCGGACACCAGGCTTTTAGGGACTGGCTTATTTTCCAAAAATGTTCATTGTATCACTTAGGTGCTAAGTTGTTGAGCTGTCTCAGGGTTCCCGATCTTTTAGCAATTGTGCCTCTAAGGCTTCTGTTGTGtcacttatagaatcatagagatgtacattcCAACAACGAAAAGAGCACTACAGTAACCTGTGTTCTGTTCAATCAATAAGTCATTCCGAAAGGCTAGCTTTGAATCCACCTATAGAGAGGTTAAGGAATTTTCTAAACAGTAGGGCTTTGAAACCATCGCCTCATCACAATATCCAAACGGACACAGTCTTGTGGAAGACAGGCTGAGAAACAACGAAGACCCAAAGCTTGCCTTATTGCCACTCTCACAAGCCCTGCTCAAGGCTGACATGATATTACCTGGAGAGGACGTCAAGTTAGCCAAGAAGATAGttctgaaaatgcgttgctggaaaagcgcagcaggtcaggcagcatccaaggagcaggagaatcgacgtttcaggcatgagcccttcatcaggaagattcctgaagaagggtcatgtccgaaacgtcgattctcctgctccttggatgctgcctgacctgctgcgcttttccagcaacacattttcagctctgatctccagcatctgccgtcctcactttctccgagaagATAGTTGGTCCAATTGTAAGCAACAAATTGATGAAAAATGAGAACACATTGAAACTATCAGTGTTCCCCAGTGAGAGGGTTAACATCCTGAGCAGACCAACGGCCAGAATGAATGATGATTTATTGTCGAGTACAAATTGACAATGAACAACACAGTAAAATACAAGGAACAGCTTCAACAGTCACCGCATTCTGGCATCATTTGAATATACTAAAATGAGAGGTGAAATTCCGCTGGATGTTTTCCTTAGTTAATATCATAGCACAAATGATGACTTGACCGTACTGTTGAAAgttgtttctttctttcaaatTTCATTGGCGGTATCAGAGCAGATACCTTCAATTTATTGTCAACAAAATCAAAACAGTTGAGCAAGAGTTATCCATTGATGATAGGAATGAAAAACTAGATTTCAGAAGCCTCACATTATTTGCTTACAATTTACACACACGCTAGATTTACCTTCCCAACATAAATGAAGTAAACAGCAAACCACTTTTAGGATTCTCCCCGATCATTACCGAGTAAAACATTACGGACCGTGAgaagtttgaaacaaaaacagaaaaacaattgTAAAGGGGTTCAAATTGAAATTCTCCTCTCCTCTACTCTGACGATAGCTTGTGTGTTTCCCAGTTTCGACAATGTTTTATTGTGAACAAGGTAATCGAGTGCACAAGGAAGGAATTCGTGTTAAAACCATACACAGTCCTGTAAAACGCCAGAGACCCCAGCAGGAACAGCATGTCAGACATTGGAGACCACACATTGGGACGTCTATAGAGATAGTCCAGAAGAGATTTATAAGAATTGCAACGGGGATAAGGGACTTCTCTAAAGGGACGTGGGAGAATGGAGAAACTGGAATTGCTTTTTGGGAGACTAAAGGGACTTTGGTAGAGTTCTTTAAAGTCACAATAGGTTTATAGAGTGAATAGGGAGAAATTGTTTTTGGCGCTGGATTACTGGGTTTGAAGTTGGCAGGGGAGCACAGGAGGGAAACGTTTTCTTAACCATGAGTGGTGTCAAATTCAATAATAACTTTACAAACCAGCATTGGAGAGGTACGGGAGGAGGCAGTGAGAAATAGACGGGGGCTGAGATGAAGGGGGAAGTCGGGCTGAGGACCGGAGCTGGAAGACGTCACTGTGTGACTCATCCGTGAGCAAGAGCAGTGTTTAAAAAGTCCGAGGGTAGCGCTGGGGAGCAGATTGAGAACTAGCTTCGAACTGAAAGCGACGATGTTTGGAAAAGCCGGCGCAACGAACCCACGGGGAATGCTATTGTTACTGGTCGCCGCGATGCTCCCTCTTCACCAGGCAGGTAAGCAGAAAGCTGGCGTTAGGGAGGGCTCGGATAGCCACTGGCTGTGGTGAGCCCTCAGACTACAGTGTGGGCTTTCACAGCGCAGTCAGCTCCAgaaaactgaaacaaactgcaatttcCTGCTCTGAGTAGGATTCAGGTTTCGGATCTGTAGGTTACTGAACAGGGGCTGGCTATACAAGTGTATAAAGTACAGTGACGCTAATGGTAACCGtctccaacaccaggttatagtccaacgggtttatttgaaggACTGTCTTGCGAAGcgcccctccttcatcaggtggtttttaactttgtccaccccagtccaacagcgacATCTCTAAATCGGAGcaacgcttcgaaagctagtgcttccaattaaacctgttggactatattctggattagtggtgctggaagagcacagcagttcaggcagcatccaacgagcagcgaaatcgacgtttcgggcaaaagcccttcatcaggaataaaggcagtgagcctgaagcgtggagagataagctagggggaTGGGGACCTTAACCTGacgttgtgtgctttttaactttgtacaccccagtccaacaccggcatctctaaatcatgtaTCCAACTGAATATCAACTCGGCTGGGAGGGATTTTACGCCGTGTTGCTGGATCAAGGTGAGAAACACAGGGTTGTACATTGATCTGAGAGCTTGACCTTTTTGTGTTTTTCTCACAGCGGACTCTTGCTGCTCCAACCCCTGCGCGAACCGGGGAGTTTGTACTGCGGTCGGTTCCGGCAGCTATGAATGTGACTGCACTCGCACTGGATTTTACGGGGAAAACTGCACCACACGTAAGTCGTGCGATTGACTGACAATCTGTCTGCCGTGCGCGCTCAGTGTTCACCCTTCTGATAATCTGAACCCTCATCTCAATGCCATGTCCTCTGCCCCAACAGCCGAGTTCTGGACCTGggtgaaactgagcctgaaaccgaCTCCTAACACAGTCCATCACATCCTAACCCACTATCCAGGAATTTGGAATCTAGTCAACCAGATCCCTTTCTTAAGGGACAGGATTATGCGTTACGTCTTAACGTGTAAGTGAGATAAAGCCACGTCCATGACTTTTATTTCGATTTTTTTTGCAATCATTCTGAAATCAACATGGCAGTATTAAATGAGCAGAGGTGGATGTAAATACTATTAGGCTCCCCTTTTAATGAAAAATAACCTTTCGTTTAAGGGacctgggcatcattgactaggtcagcattttgtccatctctaattgctcttgagaaggtgacagtgagctTTGCAGTTCATTAGGGGTTGGGGGTCAGAGAGTCAGTTCTGCAAAGTTGCAAAAGGAATTCCTGAAATAGAATACAATAAGGTTGTCATTGGGCACTATGTACTGAAAGCATGGTAACTGCACTTATGAAAGTTGGGATAGTTAATATTGCTCGCAAAATAAAATTATGTATGAATCTACAAGATGTGGCGAATGGATGGGAAGTgatcaggttaggtggattgctacACAGAGTGGGGATAGGATTTTTAACCTTGTGGTTAATTAGATCAAGTGCTTTTAATAATTCCACATTATTAAGGACAGCATATCTATTGTTGGGAGTTGAATGGGGCAAGTAGGGCCTGATTATGAAAATAATTCTCCTCTCCACAAACAGCCAGATCTCATTTGATCGACAGTCCTCCTACCTACAATTCAAAGTATGCATACAAGAGCTGGGAAGCCTACGCCAATATCTCCTTCTACACCAGAAGTCTTCCTCCAACTCCTGAAGATTGTCCAACACCAATGGGAGTAGTTGGTGAGTTAACAGCACAAGTACACATTACTGACCTACTAGAGGGGTTATACAGTCTACACCTGTTTCCTCTCAGATGCTGTACATGAGGCTTGAAAGTAAATAAAGTGTTTCTTATTGAATTTGTGTCCATTTGGGTGAAAAATGTTGTCCAGGATGGTGCTATCTCCATCCATGTTTCTTCTATTGAGCAAAAGACATTAATGTTATTGCTGTTACTGACACTTCTTAAAAGGTTTGTTATTCAAATACAATCGATTCCCCTCAGGATTGGGGTGGGATGGCACCACTTCAACAGAACTAATTTTAAAGATATCTCACTCTTCTCTCTCACAGGAAAGAAAACACTGCCCGATCCCAAGTATTTAGCAGAACGATTCCTGATGAGGAAGAAATTTGTACCTGATCCACAAAAGACCAATATGATGTTTGCCTTTTTTGCTCAGCATTTCACCCACCAGTTTTTTAAAACTGACCAGAGCCGAGGCCCTGAATTTACAAAAGGTTTAGGACATGGTGTAAGTAGAAATCATTTATATGGCCTCAGCAATAATTCACAAATATTGAACATAAAAAAGATTAATCATTATGCTTATCATAAATCAATTCATATCAAAAATATTTATAATTCCAACAGTACTTTTAAAATTATGGTGAATTTATATTTTATATTCTTTGCATTTTGCAGGTTGACCTGAGCCATATCTATGGAGAAACTTTGGATCGACAGCACAAATTAAGACTATTTACAGATGGAAAACTTAAATATCAGGTAGATGTTTAAACAGAATTTGTTATCATGTATTAAAAGAGGCAGTAATATTTGCATGTTCCATGTCCAAGTGCCTTTGATTTGTTTGGCAGTGTTTGTATGAAGCTTCCTTGGAATGATCTAATCCACAAACATTTCTTGTAGGTTCATAATGGAGAGGTTTATCCTCCCACTGTTAAGGATACAGAAGTAGAGATGACTTACCCTCCCCATATCCCAGACCACTTGCGGTTTGCTGTGGGCCAAGAATTCTTTGGCCTGGTTCCAGGGTTGATGATGTATGCAACTATCTGGCTGCGGGAACACAACCGAGTTTGTGATGTGTTGAAAGTGGAGCACCCTGACTGGGATGATGAACGGCTTTTTCAGACAACCAGACTTATATTGATAGGTGAGTGGATCCAGCATGTTCAGCTGC contains:
- the LOC132819043 gene encoding prostaglandin G/H synthase 2-like, with protein sequence MFGKAGATNPRGMLLLLVAAMLPLHQAADSCCSNPCANRGVCTAVGSGSYECDCTRTGFYGENCTTPEFWTWVKLSLKPTPNTVHHILTHYPGIWNLVNQIPFLRDRIMRYVLTSRSHLIDSPPTYNSKYAYKSWEAYANISFYTRSLPPTPEDCPTPMGVVGKKTLPDPKYLAERFLMRKKFVPDPQKTNMMFAFFAQHFTHQFFKTDQSRGPEFTKGLGHGVDLSHIYGETLDRQHKLRLFTDGKLKYQVHNGEVYPPTVKDTEVEMTYPPHIPDHLRFAVGQEFFGLVPGLMMYATIWLREHNRVCDVLKVEHPDWDDERLFQTTRLILIGETIKIVIEDYVQHLSGYHFKLKFDPELLFNQQFQYSNRIASEFNTLYHWHPLMPDSFNIQHRDYNYREFLFNNSVLLEHGISNMVASFTRQIAGRVAGGRNINAALIKVAISTIEHTRQMRYKSLNEYRKHFLMKPYESFEELTGENEMAAELRELYGDIDAVELYPGLMIEKPRPGAIFGESMVEMGAPFSLKGLMGNIICSPAYWKPSTFGGKVGFDIVNTATLSSLVCNNLKGPCPVVSFSVPESTPNKQGSVSSKSSSSNLDNVNPQGHALLKEQSTEL